The nucleotide sequence AGCTTGGTCGCGAGTGGTGGATCCAGGAGCTGTGCAAGGAAAACTACGTGCTGCCCATCGGCGGAAACGACGCCCACGGAGACTTGAACGATACCACCGCTGTGGATCTTCCGCTGTTTACGTTGAAGCATAACCGCCACCACGTTTTCGGAAACGTGAGGACCGTGGTAAAGTTGCCCGAACCGTTGGAAACCTCGGATAGAACTGAGCAGACTGCAGATGGTACCGCGCAGCCGCTGACCCGCGACATTGTGCATCAGGCATTCGCAGGAGTCAACTGCTATATCACCGACGGCCCCGCCCTCTGGTGGGAACGAGTCGCAGACTCTGCTGAAGGCCGCCCCGAAGGGGCGGTGGCGTTCCATGCCCGCAGTAGCGATGACTTCGGAGGCGGGTTCAGGTACGTGAAGATTTACGGGCGGCGCCGTTTGTTAAACGGCAAGCTCGCTCCAAGAGAAGAGCTGCACCTGGCAAGCCAGGTGGCCGCCCGCCCCGAGGTAGACATCACCGTGGACTACGAAGACTTCGCCTACCTTCGCGCAGAATGCATCACTGCCACAGGCAAGTTCGCATTGACCTCCGCCGCAGTCAACCCACGCAAATAGACGCGGAACCGCGCGCACCACCGACTTCGCCGACGCGTTTACTAGTACGCGCTCCTTTTCCTGAGCTTTACGCCAAAAACAAAAAACGCTCCGTTTGCACGGAGCATTTTCAAATTTCTAATTCGTCCCTCTAGTACGCTCTCCTGTCCTGAACACAGCGTCGATGACCGGAGGTTTCCTACTTGACGAACGATCGACGCGGTTAGATACTAGCGAGGAACTTCTTAGCCTTGTCAGCCACGGACTGGTTGTCGCCGTAGACTTCAAGGAGGCGTTCAGCTGTCTTCTTAGCCTTGTCGTTAGCACCGAGCTGCTGATAGACGAGGGTAAGCTTCCACATAGCGTCGGCGACAGACGGAACTTCATCCATCGGTTCGTCCTTCTGGTAGCGGTCTTCCTTGTCACCAGTGCGCTTTGCAAATTCAGCAACGAACTTTTCAAGCAGACCGGCAGCAGCGGAGTAGTCGCCCTTTTCCATCTTCACAGCGGCAAGGCCGTGCATTGCAGCGGAACGAACCAGAGCAACAGAACCTGCATTGTCCAGAGACTTCTGGAAGAGGACTGCAGCGGCGTCAAAGTCGCCAGCTTCGTACTTGATGTTGCCAGCATAGAGAGCAGCCTTAGCGAGACCAACACCACTCAACTTACCAGAGTTGATCTTGGATTCGAATTCAGCCAAAGCATTTTCCTTTTCACCAGCATAGAGGAAGGTCATTCCCTGGCCGAGGAGTTCAGCCTGTTCTGCAGCAGCAGCCTTCTGGTAATCGCGGTACTGAACCACGCCCACCACGATGGCAATGACAACTACCAGAGCAGCAACGACCTTGGAGCCGTGTGCAATAAAAAATGCCTTCATTTCAGAATTGTTGTTATTGGATTCGTTAGCCATGTTAAATGTCCATATTAAAATTTTTTGTGTCCCAATCATAGCAAAAAAAACGGGGGTTGTCAGTCCGTCTTGACAAACAACCCTCTCATTACTACCTTTGCACCCACTACGCCACTCTAGCTCAGCTGGTAGAGCAGCTGATTCGTAATCAGCAGGTCGGCAGTTCAAGTCTGCTGGGTGGCTCGACGAAAAAGGCTCGGATTTCTCCGGGCCTTTTTTGATTTTCATCAAATTTTCGCGAATTACTGTCTTGCAGCCAGTTCTTCAGGGGTTCTAGCCAAAATATCCCAGTCACCGCGCTTAATGATCTTGTAAGCATAGCCCTGTTCGGTCAAGAACAGCTGACGATTCATGGCAAATTCCTGTTCCTTGGAATCCTGGGTCACAATACTGTAGAAGTGAGCTGCACCGCCGTCCTGCTTCGGGCGAAGCACACGACCAAGACGCTGTGCTTCTTCCTGACGGCTACCGAAGGTACCGGAAATCTGGATCAGCACGTTTGCATCCGGAAGGTCGATAGCAAAGTTACCCACCTTGGAGACCATGAGATTCTTCTGGCTACCATCTCGGAAGGCGGCATAAAGTTTGTCACGTTCCTTGTTGGGAGTCTTACCGGTAATCAGCGGAATGTCCAAAACCTTGGAAAGGTTTTCCAACTGTTCAATATACTGACCGATAATCAGCACACGGTCATCCGGCTTGTCGTAGTACTTGAGCAAACGCTGGACAATGTCGGTCTTTTCGGGATTGGTACTGGCCAAGGTGATCTTGTCGCGGACAGGAGCCAAGGCATACTTCATCTTCATTTCCGATTCCATGGGAATACGGATTTCGTTACAGTCGGCAGTTGCGATCCAGCCTTGGGCTTCGAGAATACGCCAAGGAATGTCGTACTTCTTCGGGCCAATCAAGCTGAACACTTCTGTTTCCTTGTGGTCTTCACGAACCAAGGTGGCAGTAAGGCCCAAGCGACGGGTAGCCTGCATTTCAGTACTCAGGCGGAACACCGGAGCCGGAAGCAAATGGACTTCGTCGTAAATCATCAGGCCCCACTTCTGCTGGCTGAACAGCGGGAAGTTGGAAAGTTCCTTCTTGACCTGTTCTTCGGTACCTTCTTCCAGGTCGATTTCAGACAAAGTCTCGTTCGGATTCTCAGACTTCTTGGCGCGCTTACGCTGGGTCAAAATCTGGTAGGTAGCCACAGTGACCGGACCGATTTCCTTGACTTCGCCGGAGTATTCCTTCACCATGTCGGGAGTCAAGTCGGTCTTGTCGCAAATTTCGCGAATCCACTGGCGGGAGGCGGAAATATTCGGGGTAAGAATCAAGGTCTTAGTTTGTACCAAAGCCATGGTGGCAATGCCGATCACCGTCTTACCGGAACCGCAAGGCAACACGATCACGCCGGAACCGCCCTTTTCAGAACCGCTGGCGTAGAAGATTTGAGCAGCTTCCTTCTGGTAATCACGGAGCTTGAATTCCTTGCCGCTGAGCATGGTATCGCGGAGCTTGATAGGCAGGGGATCGCCTACGGTATAACCAGCCAAGTCTTCCACCGGGAAGCCTGCGTTGGTGAGAGCCATCTTCAAATGGCCACGACGTTCCGGATCCACCACAGCGTGGGTATCATCGATGAATTCAAGAACGAAAGGTTCTACTTCGCGAAGCTTGCAGATTTCCGTGAACATGAACTTGTCATCGGATTCGATGAGCAAACGATCACCATCTTTCTTGAGGCGCAGCAAGCCATAGCGGGACATGTAGTCTTCCACTTCGGTAATCACCGTCTGCGGAATAGGATAGCGGCTCTGGCTATCGAGACGTTCAAGAACTTCCTTGGCTCTGAGGCCAGTTGCTGCAGCATTCCACAAGCTCAAGTGGCTGATCTTGTAAGTGTGCAAGTGTTCCGGGCTCTTCACCAGTTCGGTAAAGGGGGCAATTGCATCACGTGCTGCTTCGTAAGTGGGGGCATCAACCTCCACCATAATTTCCATGTTACTTTGAACAATAATAGCGCCATTCGGATTCATAGGGCGCCAAATTTAATAAAATCCAAAAAACGTGGCAAGATAAGCTGTTCGAAGCCAATGAAAGAGAATTAAAACATCTCATTTACCTTTTTTATTATATCTTTATGATGTAAAAAAAGAGGTTTTTTTGAGCCAGTTAAACATTAATGGAAAAACCGAATCTCTCTGTATTTTCGGTAATCCGATTGGACACAGTAAATCACCTTTGATGCACAACGCCCTTTTTGAGTCCTTGGGCATTAATGCGGTGTATCACCCCCATGCTCCAGAGCCGGAAAACCTGGCCGACGCCATCAAGGGTTTCCGAGTTCTCAAGTACCGCGGGGCTAACGTCACCATTCCCTACAAGACCCCAGTCATGGACCTGGTTGACGAAGTTTCTGAAATTTCAAAGTTCACGGGCAGCGTAAATACGCTCTACTGGAAAGACGGTATCGTAGGTGGCACCCTTTGTGGCACCACAACCGACCCCTACGGATGTATCCGCAACCTGGAAGAATTCGGGGTTCATCCCGAAAATACCTCCGTGGCCCTGCTGGGTAACGGCGGTGCAGCCAAGGCTATCGCTTTCACTTTGGTGGAACGTAACAACGAGCTGACCATTGTATGCCGCACCAAGGAAAAAGGTCAGGCACTGGCAGACGGATTGAACAAGGCTTTCGCAGGAAAGGCTCCCACCGTCCAGGTGGTCACTTTCGCTGAATTCGCAAAGGTTTCTCCCAACATCAAGTTGATCATCAATGCAACCTCCGTGGGTATGACTCCCAACGTAGATGAATCTCCGCTGACTGAAGCTGACCTGACTGCTGGCCAGGCCGTATGCGACATCGTGTACACTCCCCGCATGACCAAGCTTCTGCAGATGGCAGAAGCCAAGGGTTGCAAGATTGTCACCGGCGAAGGAATGCTGGTACACCAGGGTATTGAAAGTTTCCGCAAGTGGTTCCCCGAGGAAACCAAGAACAAGACTAACGACGAACTCGCCGCTATTATGCGCAAAGGAATGCAAGGTTAATTATGAATAAGCACATCTTTTTCACAGGTTTCATGGCCAGCGGAAAGTCCCGCACCGGCCGCGCCCTTGCAGAACGTTTGAACCGCCCTTACGTTGATACCGACGCAGTTATCGTTGAACGCGCAGGCAAGACCATCAGCGAAATTTTTGAACAGGACGGCGAAGCCAAGTTCCGCGAAATGGAACGCGACGTGGTCGCAGAGTTTGCGGCCAAGGCCGAGCCCCATATCATTTCCTTGGGCGGCGGCGCACTGACTCAGCCGGCCAACCTGAAGGTCATCCGCGAAAACGGCACCATCATCCGCCTCTGGGCAAAGCCCGAAGTTCTTTCCGAACGCATCGGTCGCAAGAACACCCGTCCGCTTCTCGCAAATCTCAGCGACGAAGAACGCCTTGCAAAGATCAAGCAGATGCTGAAGGACCGCGAACCCAACTACGCTAACGCAGACTTCAGCGTAGAAAGTTCCAACGAGTTCTCCGAAGACCACGTTATCGAAAAGATTCTCCACATTATGCGCTTCTGGGAGAACCACGCTCTGGACGTTCTGCCCAGCAGCGGCGGCAAGTATCCCATCTTTATCGGCAAGAACATTATCCAGGATGTTGGCGTTCTGCTGGAATGCCTCAAGCTCTCCCCCAGCCATGAATTCCTGGTCTGCACCGACACCAATATTGCAAAGGCGCAGAACCGCACCTTGTTCGAATTGAAGAACCAGGCCGGCCGTTGCCCCATCTTCAAGTTCCAGGCAGGCGAACGCAACAAGACCTTGCACAACTTGAACCAGCTTTACAGTTTCATGCTTCATCGCGGCTACACCCGTAAGAGCTGTCTTCTGCAGTTCAGCGGTGGCGTCGTAGGTGACATGGCAGGCTTTGGCGCCGCAACC is from Fibrobacter sp. and encodes:
- a CDS encoding tetratricopeptide repeat protein, giving the protein MANESNNNNSEMKAFFIAHGSKVVAALVVVIAIVVGVVQYRDYQKAAAAEQAELLGQGMTFLYAGEKENALAEFESKINSGKLSGVGLAKAALYAGNIKYEAGDFDAAAVLFQKSLDNAGSVALVRSAAMHGLAAVKMEKGDYSAAAGLLEKFVAEFAKRTGDKEDRYQKDEPMDEVPSVADAMWKLTLVYQQLGANDKAKKTAERLLEVYGDNQSVADKAKKFLASI
- a CDS encoding DEAD/DEAH box helicase, producing the protein MNPNGAIIVQSNMEIMVEVDAPTYEAARDAIAPFTELVKSPEHLHTYKISHLSLWNAAATGLRAKEVLERLDSQSRYPIPQTVITEVEDYMSRYGLLRLKKDGDRLLIESDDKFMFTEICKLREVEPFVLEFIDDTHAVVDPERRGHLKMALTNAGFPVEDLAGYTVGDPLPIKLRDTMLSGKEFKLRDYQKEAAQIFYASGSEKGGSGVIVLPCGSGKTVIGIATMALVQTKTLILTPNISASRQWIREICDKTDLTPDMVKEYSGEVKEIGPVTVATYQILTQRKRAKKSENPNETLSEIDLEEGTEEQVKKELSNFPLFSQQKWGLMIYDEVHLLPAPVFRLSTEMQATRRLGLTATLVREDHKETEVFSLIGPKKYDIPWRILEAQGWIATADCNEIRIPMESEMKMKYALAPVRDKITLASTNPEKTDIVQRLLKYYDKPDDRVLIIGQYIEQLENLSKVLDIPLITGKTPNKERDKLYAAFRDGSQKNLMVSKVGNFAIDLPDANVLIQISGTFGSRQEEAQRLGRVLRPKQDGGAAHFYSIVTQDSKEQEFAMNRQLFLTEQGYAYKIIKRGDWDILARTPEELAARQ
- the aroE gene encoding shikimate dehydrogenase is translated as MHNALFESLGINAVYHPHAPEPENLADAIKGFRVLKYRGANVTIPYKTPVMDLVDEVSEISKFTGSVNTLYWKDGIVGGTLCGTTTDPYGCIRNLEEFGVHPENTSVALLGNGGAAKAIAFTLVERNNELTIVCRTKEKGQALADGLNKAFAGKAPTVQVVTFAEFAKVSPNIKLIINATSVGMTPNVDESPLTEADLTAGQAVCDIVYTPRMTKLLQMAEAKGCKIVTGEGMLVHQGIESFRKWFPEETKNKTNDELAAIMRKGMQG
- the aroB gene encoding 3-dehydroquinate synthase, which translates into the protein MNKHIFFTGFMASGKSRTGRALAERLNRPYVDTDAVIVERAGKTISEIFEQDGEAKFREMERDVVAEFAAKAEPHIISLGGGALTQPANLKVIRENGTIIRLWAKPEVLSERIGRKNTRPLLANLSDEERLAKIKQMLKDREPNYANADFSVESSNEFSEDHVIEKILHIMRFWENHALDVLPSSGGKYPIFIGKNIIQDVGVLLECLKLSPSHEFLVCTDTNIAKAQNRTLFELKNQAGRCPIFKFQAGERNKTLHNLNQLYSFMLHRGYTRKSCLLQFSGGVVGDMAGFGAATYQRGIPFIQFPTTLLSMVDSSVGGKVAVNHPEGKNMIGAFYQPHAVVVDVDVLSTLPETEYLAGLAEIVKYGVIYDEEFFRYMEEHVEQIKNHDLEVLKHLIYRSCAIKAEVVGIDEKEAGLRAILNYGHTFGHAIENLTHYEKFTHGIAVSLGMRVAARAAVLLNKMTAEAEARQNKLLDDLGFPKTYDIDVEAAWDAMAVDKKAEKGTRVYILPTKIGAVEKVCNIDKNIVAESWKAIK